From the Streptomyces sp. Tu 2975 genome, one window contains:
- a CDS encoding SGNH/GDSL hydrolase family protein, which produces MASTNSLRRTGIALLAATTLVALPVTGTEGLTGTSRAEAAQGGGAWRGGWAASPQAPTEPFGPNWSEQGFVDHTVRQVVRVSAGGTKARIELSNRYGKRPLRITGATVALTDDGASVKAGSVRRLSFGHDGSVTVPAGGKVYSDGVPFAVKALQSVTVTLYLAEPTGPASFHSFASATSYRASGDHRSDRDGTAFKETSASWFFLSGVEVSGGSAARRDGIVTFGDSITDGVGSGLNADNRYPDELAERFAAAGKPRSVLNHGIGGNQVTNDTVWAGEKGITRFKLDALSEPNVGTVVVLEGINDIGGSDWEGFPGGPTPEVSVDRLIEGHRSLIRQAHARGIRVIGATLTPVKGSSYYTPVNEAKREAFNHWIRTSGEYDAVVDFDRALADPADPDRILPAYDSGDHLHPGDAGYRAMAQALDLDEF; this is translated from the coding sequence ATGGCTTCCACGAACTCCCTACGGCGCACGGGCATTGCCCTGCTGGCCGCGACCACTCTCGTCGCGCTGCCGGTCACCGGCACGGAGGGACTGACCGGGACCTCTCGAGCCGAGGCGGCACAGGGCGGCGGCGCGTGGCGGGGCGGCTGGGCCGCCTCACCACAGGCACCGACCGAGCCTTTCGGCCCGAACTGGTCCGAGCAGGGCTTCGTCGACCACACGGTCCGGCAGGTGGTGCGAGTGAGCGCCGGCGGCACGAAGGCCCGGATCGAGCTGTCCAACCGGTACGGGAAGAGACCCCTGAGGATCACCGGCGCGACGGTCGCACTCACCGACGACGGCGCGTCCGTGAAGGCCGGTTCGGTACGTCGGCTGTCCTTCGGCCACGACGGCTCCGTGACCGTTCCGGCCGGGGGCAAGGTCTACAGCGACGGCGTACCTTTCGCGGTCAAGGCCCTGCAGTCGGTGACCGTCACGCTGTACCTGGCGGAGCCGACCGGACCGGCGAGCTTCCACTCGTTCGCCTCCGCCACCAGCTACCGGGCGAGCGGCGACCACCGCTCCGACCGGGACGGGACGGCGTTCAAGGAGACCAGCGCCTCCTGGTTCTTCCTCTCCGGAGTCGAGGTGAGCGGCGGGAGCGCGGCCCGCCGGGACGGCATCGTCACTTTCGGCGACTCCATCACCGATGGTGTCGGCTCCGGCCTGAACGCCGACAACCGCTACCCGGACGAGCTGGCCGAGCGCTTCGCCGCCGCCGGAAAGCCGCGCAGCGTCCTCAACCACGGCATCGGCGGCAACCAGGTCACCAACGACACGGTCTGGGCCGGGGAGAAGGGCATCACCCGTTTCAAGCTCGACGCGCTGAGCGAGCCGAACGTCGGCACGGTCGTCGTCCTCGAGGGCATCAACGACATCGGCGGCAGCGACTGGGAGGGCTTCCCCGGCGGGCCGACGCCCGAGGTGTCGGTCGACCGGCTGATCGAGGGGCACCGCTCACTGATCCGCCAGGCGCACGCCAGGGGCATCAGGGTGATCGGCGCGACGCTGACGCCGGTCAAGGGGTCCTCGTACTACACCCCGGTCAACGAGGCCAAGCGCGAGGCGTTCAACCACTGGATCCGCACGTCCGGCGAGTACGACGCCGTGGTCGACTTCGACCGCGCGCTGGCCGACCCCGCCGACCCGGACCGCATCCTCCCGGCTTACGACTCGGGCGACCATCTCCACCCGGGCGACGCGGGCTACCGCGCGATGGCTCAGGCGCTCGACCTCGACGAGTTCTGA
- a CDS encoding HNH endonuclease family protein encodes MNRRRVVGRGASAALLAGMLLTGCDGIGVDGGGTEGGGGPSQGAPAAGGTSPLANPRGTEPGLAALVTEEERAAARELIGEVTTKGRGPRTGYDRDEYGYAWMDTADGVPLARNGCDTRNDLLARDGKELAFREGSDCVVVAMTVRDPYTGRTIEWRKQDAAEVQIDHVVPLSYSWQMGAARWDEAKRRRLANDPLNLLPVEGRANSAKSDSGPASWLPPSKPVRCSYAVRFAQVAVKYELPVTSADKRIMLAQCGG; translated from the coding sequence GTGAACAGACGTCGGGTGGTCGGGCGGGGAGCGTCAGCAGCGCTGCTCGCGGGGATGTTGCTCACCGGTTGCGACGGCATCGGCGTCGACGGGGGCGGCACCGAGGGCGGTGGCGGTCCTTCGCAGGGCGCACCGGCCGCCGGTGGCACGAGCCCGCTCGCCAACCCGCGCGGCACGGAGCCGGGTCTCGCCGCCCTCGTCACCGAGGAGGAGCGGGCGGCCGCCCGCGAGCTGATCGGCGAGGTGACCACCAAGGGACGCGGCCCGAGGACCGGTTACGACCGGGACGAGTACGGCTACGCCTGGATGGACACCGCCGACGGGGTGCCTCTGGCCAGGAACGGCTGTGACACGAGGAACGACCTCCTCGCCCGCGACGGGAAGGAACTGGCCTTCCGTGAGGGCTCCGACTGCGTCGTCGTGGCGATGACCGTCCGCGACCCGTACACCGGCAGGACCATCGAGTGGCGCAAGCAGGACGCCGCCGAGGTGCAGATAGACCATGTCGTTCCGTTGTCGTACAGCTGGCAGATGGGCGCCGCCCGCTGGGACGAGGCCAAGCGGCGCCGACTGGCCAACGACCCGCTGAACCTGCTGCCGGTCGAAGGCCGCGCCAACAGTGCCAAGAGCGACTCGGGCCCCGCCTCCTGGCTGCCGCCCAGCAAGCCCGTCCGCTGCTCCTACGCGGTGCGCTTCGCGCAGGTCGCGGTCAAGTACGAGCTGCCGGTGACCAGCGCCGACAAGCGGATCATGCTCGCCCAGTGCGGCGGATGA
- a CDS encoding N-acetyltransferase: MDLEITTLAERPELQGPMWQMIDTWAEFVVNDPVGWAYIGRIVGELPEYVLVATDAEGKVVGRAFSVPVAMDVDGRRELPAGGWDQVMLWAFSDLRHGRKPDTMSAIEITVAKEKQGQGISGRLLAAMRDNARRRGFGDLIAPVRPSAKSAEPSVLMSEYAYRTREADGLPHDPWLRVHVRAGGVIEKVAPTSMTVTGSLEQWRKWTGLPFDTTGQVEVPGALVPVHCEAERGYAVYVEPNVWVRHQV, from the coding sequence ATGGATCTTGAGATCACGACACTGGCCGAGCGGCCGGAACTGCAGGGCCCCATGTGGCAGATGATCGACACCTGGGCGGAGTTCGTCGTCAACGACCCCGTCGGCTGGGCCTACATCGGTCGCATCGTCGGCGAACTGCCCGAATACGTGCTCGTCGCGACCGACGCCGAAGGCAAGGTCGTCGGGCGGGCGTTCAGCGTGCCGGTGGCGATGGATGTCGACGGGCGCAGGGAACTCCCGGCGGGCGGCTGGGACCAGGTGATGCTGTGGGCCTTCTCGGACCTGCGGCACGGCCGGAAGCCGGACACGATGAGCGCCATCGAGATCACGGTCGCCAAGGAGAAGCAGGGTCAGGGCATATCGGGCCGGCTCCTCGCGGCGATGCGGGACAATGCGCGCCGCCGGGGCTTCGGGGATCTGATCGCGCCGGTGCGGCCGAGCGCCAAGAGCGCCGAGCCGTCGGTGCTGATGAGCGAGTACGCGTACCGCACCCGTGAGGCGGACGGGCTCCCGCACGACCCGTGGCTGCGCGTCCACGTCCGGGCCGGCGGCGTCATCGAGAAGGTGGCCCCGACGTCGATGACGGTCACCGGATCGCTGGAGCAGTGGCGCAAGTGGACGGGGCTCCCGTTCGACACCACGGGCCAGGTCGAGGTCCCGGGCGCGCTGGTGCCCGTGCACTGCGAGGCGGAACGCGGTTACGCGGTGTACGTCGAGCCCAATGTGTGGGTACGCCACCAGGTGTAG
- a CDS encoding uridine kinase codes for MGSIRADIHHSPSTWRQDCPAPASAQRGALVAETAKRVLALGDGRLLVGIDGLTAAGKTSFGHELAEFVAASGRPVLRATLDDFKNPWRDRHLYDRETGEGYYRHAYDYASARRLLLDPCRSPDAVSCALCAIDPLTQVDHSGERAPLTLDSILMVDGVFAFRPEIDGYWDFRIWLHVDEELSVRRGGERDQDWAGTEAESIHRNRYLVAERIYLDEADPLSRTDVVIDNSDFEAPYVVASS; via the coding sequence ATGGGATCCATCCGAGCGGACATCCACCACTCCCCCTCGACCTGGCGACAGGACTGCCCTGCGCCGGCCTCTGCACAACGCGGTGCGCTCGTCGCGGAGACCGCGAAGCGCGTACTCGCCCTGGGGGACGGCCGCCTCCTCGTCGGCATCGACGGCCTGACCGCTGCAGGGAAGACGAGCTTCGGTCATGAACTGGCCGAGTTCGTCGCCGCCTCGGGCCGCCCCGTGCTCCGGGCGACACTCGACGACTTCAAGAACCCGTGGCGGGACCGTCATCTGTACGACCGGGAGACGGGCGAGGGCTACTACCGCCACGCCTACGACTACGCGTCGGCACGGCGGCTGCTGCTCGACCCCTGCCGGTCACCGGACGCGGTGTCCTGCGCCCTGTGCGCCATCGATCCGCTGACACAGGTCGACCACTCCGGCGAGCGGGCGCCGCTGACCCTCGACTCGATACTGATGGTGGACGGCGTCTTCGCCTTCCGGCCCGAGATCGACGGCTACTGGGACTTCCGCATCTGGTTGCACGTGGACGAAGAGCTGTCCGTGCGCCGGGGCGGCGAACGCGACCAGGACTGGGCCGGAACAGAAGCAGAATCGATCCACCGGAACCGGTACCTGGTGGCAGAGCGCATCTATCTGGACGAGGCCGACCCGCTGTCGCGGACGGACGTCGTCATCGACAACTCGGACTTCGAGGCCCCGTACGTCGTCGCGTCGTCCTGA
- a CDS encoding DUF4190 domain-containing protein, producing the protein MSQYTQPQPGQFAAPGSPRNGLGTAALVLGIIGLVFAIVPFLFWIGTILCLIALILGIVGRGRAKRGEATNKGVALAGTVLGLIGIIVSVIIGIVTVMAVDDAVDEINKAVENTAPKDTTAGGTDGAADGEAPAEGKSLAADETSVYDDDVQVTVSAPKPYTPGEFAIGHTKGNKAYQVTITIENAGKEKFDTSLVTADARAGKDGVTAEQIFDDKAGTGFEGTILPGKKATVTFAFDAPADAKNLTVEVSPGFDYDASQWELTL; encoded by the coding sequence ATGTCGCAGTACACCCAGCCGCAGCCGGGCCAGTTCGCAGCGCCCGGTTCGCCGCGCAACGGCCTCGGTACGGCCGCCCTGGTGCTCGGGATCATCGGCCTCGTCTTCGCGATCGTCCCGTTCCTCTTCTGGATCGGCACCATCCTCTGCCTGATCGCGCTGATCCTGGGCATCGTCGGCCGGGGTCGCGCCAAGCGCGGCGAGGCCACGAACAAGGGTGTCGCTCTCGCCGGCACCGTGCTGGGCCTGATCGGAATCATCGTCAGCGTGATCATCGGAATCGTCACGGTGATGGCCGTGGACGACGCGGTCGACGAGATCAACAAGGCCGTCGAGAACACCGCACCCAAGGACACGACCGCCGGTGGCACCGACGGTGCGGCGGATGGTGAGGCGCCGGCCGAGGGCAAGTCCCTCGCCGCGGACGAGACCTCCGTGTACGACGACGACGTGCAGGTCACCGTCTCCGCGCCCAAGCCGTACACGCCCGGCGAGTTCGCGATCGGCCACACCAAGGGCAACAAGGCCTACCAGGTCACGATCACCATCGAGAACGCCGGCAAGGAGAAGTTCGACACGAGCCTCGTCACCGCCGACGCCCGCGCCGGCAAGGACGGTGTGACCGCCGAGCAGATCTTCGACGACAAGGCGGGCACCGGCTTCGAGGGCACGATCCTGCCCGGCAAGAAGGCAACCGTCACGTTCGCCTTCGACGCCCCCGCCGACGCGAAGAACCTGACGGTCGAGGTCTCCCCGGGCTTCGACTACGACGCCTCGCAGTGGGAGCTGACGCTCTGA
- a CDS encoding serine/threonine-protein kinase yields MNGRVVGGRYELSALVGQGGMGQVWTAYDGRLDRRVAVKLLRPDHMAAATAADEMRRRFVRECRVTAQVCHPGLVTVHDAGSDGDDLYLVMQYVEGADLADHLAEHDPYPWEWAVGVAAQLCAVLGAVHAVPIVHRDLKPRNVMVKPDGTLTVLDLGVASVIDTDTTRLTHTGSPIGSPAYMAPEQAMGGAVGPYTDLYALGVLLHELLSGNVPFAGSTALGVLHRHLHEPPLPVRQLRPEVPEPLEALVLRLLAKDPQHRPSGAQEVYEALVPLLPQRGEPRGPLDPTQPFLRPHAPWPDRAGVASAPAAPPVAPAPRPDVAGAVDEVKRLLGEGSITQAVDILGGILPAAAAEHGEHSPVVRILRKQYAATLMDDGQYRRALPELRRLADDRTAEAGPSDAQTLQYRYDAAHCLEQLGEAAAAVAEYRAVLPYYESSEPDRALQVRHRIGHLLLAVGDHTAAQQQFRSLLYDAERAYGPYHPLPAEVRRALERQQQFRMG; encoded by the coding sequence GTGAACGGACGGGTCGTCGGTGGCCGTTACGAACTGTCCGCGCTCGTCGGCCAGGGCGGCATGGGCCAGGTGTGGACGGCCTACGACGGGCGTCTCGACCGCCGCGTCGCCGTCAAACTGCTGCGCCCCGACCACATGGCCGCGGCGACCGCCGCCGACGAGATGCGCCGGCGTTTCGTGCGCGAGTGCCGGGTGACGGCCCAGGTGTGCCACCCCGGCCTGGTCACCGTCCACGACGCCGGCAGCGACGGCGACGACCTGTACCTCGTGATGCAGTACGTCGAGGGCGCCGACCTCGCCGACCACCTCGCGGAGCACGACCCGTATCCGTGGGAGTGGGCCGTCGGCGTCGCCGCGCAGCTGTGCGCGGTGCTCGGCGCGGTGCACGCCGTGCCGATCGTCCACCGCGACCTCAAGCCCCGCAATGTGATGGTGAAGCCCGACGGCACGCTCACCGTCCTCGACCTCGGCGTGGCCTCCGTCATCGACACGGACACCACCCGGCTCACCCACACCGGCTCGCCCATCGGCAGCCCCGCCTACATGGCCCCGGAGCAGGCGATGGGCGGCGCCGTCGGCCCGTACACGGACCTGTACGCGCTGGGCGTCCTGCTGCACGAACTCCTCAGCGGCAACGTCCCCTTCGCCGGCTCCACGGCCCTCGGCGTGCTGCACCGGCACCTCCACGAGCCGCCGCTGCCGGTCCGGCAGCTGCGCCCGGAGGTCCCCGAGCCGCTGGAGGCCCTCGTGCTGCGCCTTCTCGCCAAGGACCCGCAGCACCGCCCTTCCGGGGCGCAGGAGGTGTACGAGGCGCTGGTTCCACTGCTGCCGCAGCGCGGCGAGCCCCGTGGGCCGCTCGACCCGACGCAGCCGTTCCTGCGCCCGCACGCCCCCTGGCCCGACCGGGCGGGTGTCGCGTCGGCCCCCGCCGCGCCGCCGGTGGCGCCCGCGCCGAGGCCCGATGTCGCGGGCGCGGTCGACGAGGTCAAGCGTCTCCTCGGCGAGGGCAGCATCACCCAGGCCGTCGACATCCTCGGCGGCATCCTGCCGGCAGCGGCGGCCGAGCACGGCGAGCACTCACCCGTCGTCCGCATCCTCCGCAAGCAGTACGCGGCGACCCTGATGGACGACGGCCAGTACCGCCGGGCCCTGCCCGAGCTGCGCCGCCTCGCCGACGACAGGACGGCGGAGGCCGGCCCGTCGGACGCCCAGACGCTGCAGTACCGCTACGACGCGGCCCACTGCCTGGAGCAGCTCGGCGAGGCGGCCGCCGCGGTGGCCGAGTACCGCGCGGTCCTGCCGTACTACGAGAGCTCGGAGCCGGACCGCGCGCTCCAGGTGCGCCATCGCATCGGCCATCTGCTGCTCGCGGTGGGCGACCACACGGCGGCGCAGCAGCAGTTCCGGTCGCTGCTGTACGACGCGGAGCGCGCGTACGGCCCCTACCATCCCCTCCCGGCGGAGGTGCGGCGGGCGCTGGAGCGCCAGCAGCAGTTCCGGATGGGCTGA
- a CDS encoding YfhO family protein, giving the protein MWTLPPARGRAAALAALITAGTVCAGDAVARSFPFGPHTRSVNDLGNQFVPFHTRLWDLLHGRADGGVLLNWQSGYGTSFLPDLGTYLASPFSVLVGLFPRDEIDLAVYVVTLVKMAAAAAAMTWLLTALHRGTDRRWAAAVLGASYALCGWSVVEASYNPMWLDGLIAFPLLCLVAEWARRNRRPLLGPVIVALAWTANFYTAYMATLGAALVLLVRLLLQERERRERIRALLRAVRTVLLGTALAAPVLVPVFLGTRHAYPGWKREFAAASWADMSARLLPATYSFFTPALFLGTGAVLLACALAFHRAVPGRERLAWAGLVAAVALSLQWAPTHLLWHAFATPNGSPYRQTFVLAGVIVIAAWTTVARAWPGRRALIGGGAVLLAITAAASWSPLVTRWTYPLFAAGLLAVVGGLLLARRGGRTAPLAAVLLIGALAGQAAATTAYADRQRLNRLDDYAPWGTRQQVQADAVREAEGWPRYRTDPGREQTTANDPMAVGGQGAAYYSSHTPDVLTRTFLALGSGWTSGGRAMHSLDNPVTDAVFSVGARVHAPRDPHQGWTRPDDRPTTVTRQEVPPLVTVRPVLPDGLRLGRSPYRNQEKLLGSAVYTVPTTRLRTEAGATVPDQDRFDHRLAPGRYTLTARCPAGSEVFLWAPDLFGTARAGAGDLVDFRGELPGRRAPMAGLGRTGDGQVTVSLRAARAGTLPHEALGCLDRQRLSAAVERLRSTGAVSVDVGDSGVRAELPAGPGGTAVLAAPRIAGWSCGGRPADSYLGLVATPVPAGQTSVECAFRPPGLRAGTFAALAGLIGVIAVGPGRPMLSRARRRGDTKTSSA; this is encoded by the coding sequence ATGTGGACTCTGCCCCCCGCGCGCGGCCGTGCTGCCGCTCTCGCCGCGCTCATCACCGCCGGCACCGTGTGCGCCGGCGACGCCGTCGCCCGCAGCTTCCCCTTCGGGCCGCACACCCGCAGCGTGAACGACCTCGGCAACCAGTTCGTCCCGTTCCACACCCGGCTGTGGGACCTGCTGCACGGACGGGCCGACGGCGGAGTGCTGCTCAACTGGCAGTCCGGGTACGGCACCAGCTTCCTGCCCGACCTCGGCACCTACCTGGCGAGCCCGTTCTCCGTGCTCGTCGGACTGTTCCCCCGTGACGAGATCGACCTGGCCGTCTACGTCGTCACCCTCGTCAAGATGGCGGCGGCAGCGGCGGCCATGACCTGGCTGCTCACGGCGCTCCATCGGGGCACGGACCGGCGATGGGCGGCCGCGGTCCTCGGCGCCTCGTACGCCCTGTGCGGCTGGTCGGTCGTCGAGGCCTCGTACAACCCGATGTGGCTGGACGGGCTTATCGCCTTCCCGTTGCTGTGTCTCGTCGCCGAATGGGCCCGCAGGAACAGGCGGCCCTTGCTGGGTCCCGTGATCGTCGCACTGGCGTGGACCGCGAACTTCTACACCGCCTACATGGCGACCCTGGGCGCCGCACTGGTCCTCCTCGTGCGGCTGCTCCTGCAGGAGCGGGAGCGCCGGGAGCGGATACGGGCCCTGCTCCGCGCGGTGCGGACCGTGCTGCTCGGCACAGCGCTCGCGGCGCCCGTGCTCGTCCCCGTCTTCCTCGGCACCCGGCACGCCTATCCCGGATGGAAGCGGGAGTTCGCGGCGGCTTCCTGGGCGGACATGTCCGCTCGGCTGCTGCCGGCCACCTACAGCTTCTTCACCCCGGCGCTCTTCCTCGGCACGGGCGCGGTGCTGCTGGCCTGCGCGCTGGCCTTCCACCGCGCGGTACCCGGACGCGAACGGCTGGCCTGGGCCGGGCTGGTGGCGGCGGTGGCGCTCTCGCTGCAATGGGCCCCCACGCATCTGCTGTGGCACGCCTTCGCGACGCCCAACGGCAGCCCGTACCGGCAGACCTTCGTTCTCGCCGGTGTGATCGTCATCGCGGCGTGGACCACCGTCGCCCGCGCCTGGCCCGGCCGGCGTGCCCTGATCGGCGGTGGTGCCGTGCTCCTCGCGATCACCGCCGCCGCGTCGTGGAGTCCCCTGGTCACCCGATGGACGTACCCGCTGTTCGCCGCCGGGCTGCTCGCGGTCGTGGGCGGGCTGCTGCTCGCCCGGCGCGGCGGGCGGACGGCACCGCTCGCCGCCGTGCTGCTGATCGGCGCCCTGGCCGGCCAGGCCGCGGCAACCACCGCCTACGCGGACCGGCAGCGCCTGAACCGCCTCGACGACTACGCGCCCTGGGGAACGCGCCAGCAGGTGCAGGCGGACGCTGTCCGGGAGGCCGAGGGCTGGCCTCGCTACCGCACGGACCCCGGCCGCGAGCAGACCACCGCGAACGACCCGATGGCCGTCGGCGGCCAGGGCGCCGCCTACTACAGCAGCCACACGCCCGACGTGCTGACGCGCACGTTCCTCGCCCTCGGCAGCGGCTGGACCTCGGGCGGCCGGGCGATGCACAGCCTCGACAACCCCGTCACCGACGCGGTCTTCTCCGTCGGCGCCCGTGTGCACGCGCCCCGCGACCCGCACCAGGGCTGGACCAGGCCCGACGACAGGCCCACGACGGTGACCCGGCAGGAGGTGCCGCCGCTGGTGACCGTGCGGCCGGTCCTTCCGGACGGCCTGCGCCTCGGCCGCTCCCCGTACCGGAACCAGGAGAAGCTGCTCGGTTCGGCCGTCTACACGGTCCCCACGACGCGGCTGCGCACCGAGGCGGGTGCGACCGTCCCCGACCAGGACCGCTTCGACCACCGGCTGGCACCCGGCCGCTACACCCTGACGGCCCGCTGCCCCGCCGGCAGCGAGGTCTTCCTGTGGGCTCCGGACCTGTTCGGCACGGCCCGTGCCGGGGCGGGCGACCTCGTCGACTTCCGCGGTGAACTCCCGGGCCGGCGCGCCCCGATGGCCGGCCTCGGACGGACCGGAGACGGGCAGGTGACCGTGTCGCTGCGCGCCGCCCGGGCCGGGACCCTGCCCCACGAGGCGCTCGGCTGTCTCGACCGGCAACGGCTGTCGGCCGCGGTGGAGCGGCTGCGGAGCACCGGCGCGGTGTCCGTCGATGTCGGCGACAGCGGGGTCCGCGCCGAACTGCCCGCCGGTCCGGGCGGGACGGCCGTGCTCGCCGCGCCCCGGATCGCGGGCTGGAGCTGCGGGGGCAGGCCGGCGGACTCGTACCTGGGCCTGGTGGCGACCCCCGTGCCCGCCGGACAGACGTCCGTGGAGTGCGCCTTCCGGCCACCGGGGCTGCGCGCGGGCACGTTCGCGGCGTTGGCCGGTCTGATCGGGGTGATCGCCGTCGGCCCCGGCCGCCCGATGCTTTCCCGCGCGCGTCGCCGGGGGGACACCAAGACTTCATCTGCCTAG
- a CDS encoding glycosyltransferase family 2 protein, giving the protein MLISIVVPCFNEEEIIGRFHGHVTAELDLLEQEFELVYVDDGSQDRTLDLLQEIAGADSRTRYVSFSRNFGKEAAMLAGLRHAEGDAVVIMDADLQHPPELVRRMLQLYEEGFDQVIAKRTRKGDRVSRTVTARAYYWLINRLVDVQLVDGVGDFRLLSRRTVDAVLELTEYNRFSKGIFAWVGFRTTTFEYENAVREQGRSKWSFGKLLNYGLDGLLSFNNKPLRAAIYLGMLLLAVAMVYAAWIVGVALANGVDTPGYVTLLVAVIALAGVQMLMLGVVGEYVGRIYYEVKRRPHFLVKATNAGLPRQEDGRGDSDGNRRAGELVGK; this is encoded by the coding sequence GTGCTGATCTCGATAGTTGTCCCGTGCTTCAACGAAGAGGAGATCATCGGCCGCTTCCATGGCCATGTGACCGCCGAACTGGACCTGCTCGAGCAGGAATTCGAGCTGGTCTATGTGGACGACGGAAGCCAGGACCGGACGCTCGATCTTCTCCAGGAGATCGCCGGGGCCGACTCCCGTACCCGTTACGTCTCCTTCAGCCGCAACTTCGGCAAGGAGGCGGCGATGCTCGCCGGCCTCCGACACGCCGAGGGGGACGCGGTCGTCATCATGGACGCCGACCTCCAGCATCCGCCGGAGCTGGTGCGGCGCATGCTCCAGCTGTACGAGGAGGGCTTCGACCAGGTCATCGCCAAGCGCACCCGCAAGGGCGACCGGGTCTCCCGCACGGTCACGGCGCGCGCCTACTACTGGCTGATCAACCGGCTGGTCGACGTGCAACTCGTGGACGGTGTCGGTGATTTCCGGCTGCTGTCACGGCGCACCGTCGACGCGGTTCTGGAGCTGACCGAGTACAACCGTTTCTCCAAGGGCATTTTCGCCTGGGTCGGATTCCGTACGACGACCTTCGAGTACGAGAATGCGGTGCGGGAGCAGGGCCGCTCCAAATGGAGCTTCGGAAAGCTCCTCAACTACGGTCTCGACGGGCTGCTGTCCTTCAACAACAAACCGTTGCGGGCCGCGATCTATCTGGGAATGCTGCTGCTGGCCGTAGCGATGGTGTATGCCGCCTGGATCGTCGGTGTCGCCCTGGCGAACGGCGTGGACACCCCTGGATATGTCACCCTGCTCGTGGCGGTCATCGCGCTCGCCGGTGTGCAGATGCTGATGCTGGGTGTGGTCGGCGAGTACGTCGGGCGCATCTACTACGAGGTGAAGCGGCGGCCGCACTTCCTGGTGAAGGCGACCAACGCCGGCCTTCCCCGACAGGAGGACGGCCGAGGGGACAGTGACGGGAACAGGCGCGCGGGGGAACTGGTAGGGAAATGA
- a CDS encoding GtrA family protein: MTVRGQIVRFGLVGLVNTGTYYGLYLALLTVLPYVAAHVVAFLLSMVGSFFLTSYFTYRTRPTWRKFLLFPLTNAANFVVTTSGVYLLVDVLHFGSTYAPLLAAAAAIPLTFVLSRFIMLGPDRSPVRPEAEPEQVTVR; the protein is encoded by the coding sequence ATGACGGTACGGGGCCAGATCGTCAGGTTCGGCCTGGTCGGGCTGGTGAACACCGGGACGTACTACGGCCTGTACCTGGCCCTGCTCACGGTCCTGCCGTACGTGGCGGCCCACGTCGTCGCCTTTCTGCTGTCCATGGTGGGGTCGTTCTTCCTGACCTCGTACTTCACGTACCGCACCCGGCCGACGTGGCGGAAGTTCCTGTTGTTCCCGCTCACCAACGCGGCGAACTTCGTGGTGACGACCAGCGGGGTGTACCTGCTCGTCGACGTGCTGCACTTCGGCAGCACGTATGCGCCGCTGCTCGCGGCGGCCGCGGCCATCCCGCTGACGTTCGTCCTGTCGCGGTTCATCATGCTCGGCCCTGACCGCTCACCGGTCCGGCCGGAGGCGGAACCGGAGCAGGTCACCGTCCGCTGA